One region of Marivirga arenosa genomic DNA includes:
- a CDS encoding response regulator — protein sequence MSKNVLIVDDSMYMRTVIKDALEGGGYKIIGQASTGEEAIDLAFDLQPDIITLDNILPDMIGIDILKVYKDEGLPSKVVMVSAVGQESVIQEGLKLGALSYILKPFTGDQLVNALKEL from the coding sequence ATGAGTAAGAATGTATTAATAGTAGATGATTCGATGTATATGCGTACTGTTATAAAAGACGCTTTGGAAGGTGGGGGGTATAAAATTATCGGCCAGGCTTCAACAGGTGAAGAAGCAATAGACTTAGCATTTGATCTTCAACCTGATATTATCACTTTGGATAATATACTTCCAGATATGATAGGTATTGATATTTTAAAGGTGTATAAAGATGAAGGATTACCTTCAAAAGTCGTAATGGTGAGTGCTGTAGGGCAAGAGTCAGTAATTCAGGAAGGATTAAAACTAGGTGCATTATCCTATATTTTAAAACCTTTTACTGGTGATCAATTAGTGAACGCTCTAAAAGAACTATGA